In the Pirellulales bacterium genome, GAGGAACTGAAGAAGAAGACGTTCGAGCTATGCGAGTTCCTGGTCGATGTCGCCGATACGTCGCGTGTCGACCATCGCTTTCCTTACCGCGTCGGCTTGCACCAAAGTTGCCACGGACTGCGCGAACTGCGCCTGGCGAGTTCGAGCGAACTGGTCGCACCTGCGTTTGGCAAGGCGCAAAGGCTATTACAAATGGTCGACGGTCTGGAACTGGTGACGCTCGCTCGCCCCGACGAATGTTGCGGCTTTGGCGGTACATTCGCCGTGGCCGAAGAAGCCGTCTCGTGCATGATGGGGAACGATCGTATTCACGATCATCTGACCGCGGGGGCCGAAGTCCTCACGGCCAATGACATGTCATGCCTGATGCACATGGCTGGCTTGATCCGTCGTCAGGGAAAACCGCTGCGTGTGATGCATATCGCCGAAATCCTGGCGGGGCATTCGAAATGAATCATGCACCGCTCGCCGCCGCGTTCGTAGCCGATGCGCCGCGCGCGAAATGGCACGATGAAACCCTGTGGTTTGTCCGCGCGAAGCGCGACAAGGCCGCGCAGTCGGTGCCGGAATGGGAAGAGTTGCGTGAATGCGCCGCCCAGATCAAGGCTCACACCGTATCGCGGCTGGCCGATTATCTAGAGCAATTCGAGCGCGAGGCGACACGCCGTGGCGCGGTGGTGCATTGGGCGCGCAACGCGGCTGAGCACAACGAAATCGTGCTCAAGCTGCTAAGTGATCGCGGTGTCAAGCGATTGGTTAAAAGCAAATCGATGTTGACCGAGGAATGCCACCTGAATCCGTTCCTCGAACGGCACGGCATCGAGGTCGTCGATACCGATCTCGGCGAGCGGATCGTGCAACTGGCTGGCGAATCGCCAAGTCACATTGTCCTGCCCGCGATCCACAAGAAGAAAGAAGACGTCGGCCAGATCTTTCACGAGCACCTGGGCACCACGGCGGGCGCCACGGATCCGAACTACCTGACCGAGGCAGCCCGCCAGCATTTGCGCGAGAAATTCGTGCAGGCCGAGGCAGGACTGACGGGCGTGAATTTCGCGATCGCGGAAACGGGCGGTTTTGTCGTCTGCACCAACGAAGGGAATGCCGACCTGGGCGTGTCGCTGCCGACGTTGCACATTGCCTCGATGGGAATCGAGAAGCTGGTTCCACGCGCGCAAGACCTGGGCGTGTTCCTACGGCTCTTGGCGCGTTCAGCCACCGGACAGCCGATTACGACGTACAGTTCGCACTTTCATGGCCCGCGACCCGGCGGCGAGCTGCACATCGTGCTGGTCGACAACGGGCGCAGCGACATTCTGGCGAGTGACGAGTTTCGCCGTTCGTTGAATTGCATTCGGTGCGGCGCGTGCATGAATACCTGCCCGGTCTATCGGCGCAGCGGCGGTCATAGCTATCAAACTTCGGTGCCTGGCCCAATCGGCTCGATCCTGGCCCCGTCCCGCAATCCGAAAATGTTCTACAGCCTGCCGCAAGCGTGCAGCTTGTGCGGTTCATGCAGCGACGTCTGTCCGGTGAAGATCGACTTGCATCATCAATTGCTCACCTGGCGGCGCGAACTGGCGCACCAAGGATTGCTCTCCCGTTCGAAACGGTTGGGCATGCAAGCGATGAGCTTTGTTTTCCGCCGTCCGGCCCTGTATCGCCTGGCG is a window encoding:
- a CDS encoding (Fe-S)-binding protein encodes the protein MPTVGLFIPCYVDQLFPQVGLATVDLLEQAGYGVEYPADQTCCGQPMANTGCTEQARPLAERFLAIFSGYDYVVAPSGSCVAMVRCHYDEYLAGQPGFEELKKKTFELCEFLVDVADTSRVDHRFPYRVGLHQSCHGLRELRLASSSELVAPAFGKAQRLLQMVDGLELVTLARPDECCGFGGTFAVAEEAVSCMMGNDRIHDHLTAGAEVLTANDMSCLMHMAGLIRRQGKPLRVMHIAEILAGHSK
- a CDS encoding lactate utilization protein B; amino-acid sequence: MNHAPLAAAFVADAPRAKWHDETLWFVRAKRDKAAQSVPEWEELRECAAQIKAHTVSRLADYLEQFEREATRRGAVVHWARNAAEHNEIVLKLLSDRGVKRLVKSKSMLTEECHLNPFLERHGIEVVDTDLGERIVQLAGESPSHIVLPAIHKKKEDVGQIFHEHLGTTAGATDPNYLTEAARQHLREKFVQAEAGLTGVNFAIAETGGFVVCTNEGNADLGVSLPTLHIASMGIEKLVPRAQDLGVFLRLLARSATGQPITTYSSHFHGPRPGGELHIVLVDNGRSDILASDEFRRSLNCIRCGACMNTCPVYRRSGGHSYQTSVPGPIGSILAPSRNPKMFYSLPQACSLCGSCSDVCPVKIDLHHQLLTWRRELAHQGLLSRSKRLGMQAMSFVFRRPALYRLAGRVARWLTPLLPRFMIYNGLNAWGKQRELPDFPAKSFGEQYAERRRHESQRNS